A region of Selenomonadales bacterium 4137-cl DNA encodes the following proteins:
- a CDS encoding chemotaxis protein CheA, with product MELNQYLGMFLEESREHLQTLNKCLLSLENDPRNLSVLDEIFRSAHTIKGMSATMGFTAIAELTHEMENVLDLLRKGQLKASPAIIDTLFKCLDTLEQSVESIASNSEATVDIKPLAAKLAKLAAGNGAEEPVPAAVEKKAAAPVSATSSGIVLNDTEIEVIRAANRQGYAAYEVQVALREGCLLKSARAYMVMNALDELGDVIKSVPPAEDLEKENFDHSFTVVALSDAEPEKVQHTLLAISEIETATVLPLAIPDAATSAAPVSQQAVAAVSAPEPAEKRRDAELPVARPEAPAAADAPAMADKKLRGGQSVRVDIEKLDTLLNLVGELVINKTRLEQIGLSHRLTDLTETIEQMDRVTTDLQAVVMKVRMVPVGQVFNRFPRMVRDLSRDLSKEVNLIIQGEETELDRTVIDEIGDPLVHLLRNAIDHGIESPAEREAKGKNPVGEIRLIARHEGNNVIIMVEDDGAGVNPEIVKQKALEKGMITQAEAEKMDAAEAVRLLFLPGFSTARVVTDVSGRGVGMDAVKTKIESLGGMVDVETKVNEGSRFKIRLPLTLAIIQALLVKVCEEIYAIPLGSIDSTINITPGDIKTIQNQEVILLRGQIIPIVRLGKVLGVSHAGNEDAEELYVVIVHMGDQKAGVIVDTLIGQQEIVIKSLGKLLASIKVLAGATILGDGRVALILDVGSLMQ from the coding sequence ATGGAGTTAAATCAATACTTGGGGATGTTCCTGGAAGAGTCGCGCGAACACCTTCAGACTCTAAACAAGTGCCTGCTAAGTCTCGAGAACGATCCACGCAATCTGTCGGTGTTGGACGAGATATTCCGCAGCGCGCACACTATCAAGGGCATGTCGGCCACAATGGGGTTTACGGCGATCGCCGAGCTGACCCATGAGATGGAGAATGTGCTTGATCTGCTTAGAAAGGGTCAGCTTAAGGCTTCGCCCGCGATCATCGACACGCTGTTCAAGTGTTTGGATACGCTGGAGCAGTCGGTGGAGAGTATCGCCAGCAACAGTGAGGCAACGGTGGATATTAAACCGCTGGCCGCCAAGCTGGCCAAGCTGGCTGCCGGCAACGGCGCGGAGGAGCCCGTCCCGGCCGCCGTTGAGAAGAAGGCCGCCGCTCCTGTTTCCGCCACTTCGTCCGGTATCGTTCTCAACGATACCGAGATCGAAGTGATCCGGGCTGCGAATCGCCAGGGCTACGCGGCTTATGAGGTGCAGGTGGCGCTGCGCGAGGGCTGCCTGTTGAAGTCGGCCCGGGCGTATATGGTGATGAACGCCCTCGACGAGCTCGGCGACGTTATTAAGAGCGTTCCGCCGGCCGAGGATTTGGAGAAGGAGAATTTCGACCACAGTTTCACGGTCGTGGCGCTGAGTGATGCGGAGCCGGAAAAGGTGCAGCATACTCTGCTGGCGATTTCGGAGATCGAGACAGCCACCGTGCTGCCGCTGGCAATTCCCGACGCCGCCACATCGGCTGCGCCGGTTTCTCAACAGGCTGTCGCCGCTGTTTCCGCGCCGGAGCCCGCCGAGAAGAGGCGCGACGCCGAGCTGCCGGTTGCAAGACCCGAGGCGCCCGCGGCGGCGGATGCGCCGGCGATGGCGGATAAGAAGCTCCGCGGCGGTCAATCGGTGCGGGTGGATATCGAGAAGCTTGACACGCTGCTCAATCTGGTGGGCGAGCTTGTCATTAACAAGACCCGCCTTGAGCAGATCGGCCTCAGCCATCGCCTTACCGATCTTACGGAGACGATCGAGCAGATGGACCGGGTTACAACCGATCTCCAGGCGGTGGTGATGAAGGTCCGCATGGTTCCCGTGGGCCAGGTTTTCAACCGCTTCCCCCGCATGGTGCGCGATTTGTCGCGTGATCTGAGTAAAGAGGTCAACCTTATCATCCAGGGCGAGGAGACGGAGCTTGACCGGACCGTCATCGACGAGATCGGCGACCCGCTCGTCCACTTGCTGCGCAATGCGATCGACCACGGTATTGAGAGCCCGGCGGAGCGCGAGGCCAAGGGCAAGAATCCGGTCGGCGAGATTCGCCTTATCGCCCGCCATGAGGGCAATAATGTCATCATCATGGTCGAGGACGACGGGGCGGGCGTAAATCCTGAGATCGTGAAGCAGAAAGCGCTGGAAAAAGGGATGATAACCCAGGCCGAGGCCGAGAAGATGGATGCGGCCGAGGCTGTCCGCCTGCTGTTCCTGCCAGGCTTTTCGACCGCCAGGGTGGTGACGGACGTGTCCGGCCGTGGCGTGGGCATGGACGCGGTGAAGACGAAGATCGAGTCTTTGGGCGGTATGGTGGATGTCGAGACCAAGGTCAACGAGGGGTCGCGGTTCAAGATCAGGCTGCCGTTGACGCTGGCGATCATCCAGGCGCTGCTTGTGAAGGTGTGCGAGGAGATTTACGCCATTCCGCTGGGGTCGATCGACAGCACGATCAATATCACCCCTGGGGATATCAAGACGATCCAGAACCAGGAGGTTATCCTCCTGCGCGGGCAGATTATCCCGATCGTCCGCCTGGGCAAAGTTCTCGGCGTTTCCCATGCCGGGAACGAAGACGCCGAGGAGCTTTACGTTGTTATCGTCCACATGGGCGATCAGAAGGCGGGCGTAATCGTCGACACGCTGATCGGCCAGCAGGAGATTGTAATCAAGTCGCTGGGCAAGCTGCTGGCTTCGATAAAGGTTCTTGCCGGGGCTACGATTCTCGGCGACGGCCGGGTGGCTCTTATTCTCGATGTCGGCTCGTTAATGCAGTAA
- a CDS encoding chemotaxis protein CheW, giving the protein MAESTYTDRETQLVIFKLGREDYGISILQVQEIKRIMDITRVPNSPDYIKGVINLRGSVLPVIDLKKRLRLPPADYTEDTRIIIVKVEEIVVGLIVDAVSEVTTLSSENIEPPNTVVGGVSAEYLSGVGKQDGNLLILLNLAAIVGVGAEAGKTG; this is encoded by the coding sequence ATGGCCGAAAGCACTTACACGGACAGGGAAACGCAACTGGTTATCTTCAAGCTCGGCCGCGAGGATTACGGCATCAGCATTCTGCAGGTGCAGGAAATCAAGCGGATTATGGACATTACCCGCGTGCCCAATTCGCCGGATTATATCAAGGGCGTCATTAACCTGCGCGGCAGCGTCCTGCCGGTCATCGATCTGAAGAAACGCCTCAGGCTGCCGCCTGCCGACTATACCGAGGATACCCGCATCATCATTGTTAAGGTGGAGGAGATTGTCGTCGGTCTGATTGTTGACGCCGTTTCCGAGGTGACGACGCTGAGCAGTGAGAATATCGAGCCGCCCAATACGGTGGTCGGCGGCGTCAGCGCGGAGTATCTGAGCGGCGTGGGCAAGCAGGACGGAAACCTGCTGATTCTCCTCAATCTCGCCGCTATTGTCGGTGTTGGCGCCGAAGCTGGCAAGACCGGTTGA
- a CDS encoding chemotaxis protein CheC, with product MTEDIMKLSSLELDALKEVGNVGAGNAATALSQIINRKIDMTVPQVAILPLGEVPDVVGGPEIMVAGVFLRVFGPAPSSILFLLPRDSAFLLVDMLMGRERGLTDHLDSMDESALLEIGNILAGAYLNALSFFTKFTLLPSIPALAIDMAGAILSVILSQLGQMGDHALVIETEFSTEGDGGVKGHFFLIPDPGSLGTILAAIGVKE from the coding sequence TTGACTGAAGATATAATGAAGCTTTCGTCGCTGGAACTGGATGCGTTGAAAGAGGTGGGCAATGTCGGGGCTGGCAATGCGGCTACGGCTTTGTCGCAGATTATCAACCGCAAAATCGACATGACGGTGCCGCAGGTGGCGATTTTGCCCCTGGGGGAGGTGCCCGATGTTGTCGGCGGGCCGGAGATTATGGTGGCCGGCGTTTTTCTGCGCGTGTTCGGCCCGGCGCCAAGCAGCATTCTCTTTCTGCTCCCCCGCGACAGCGCCTTTCTGCTGGTCGATATGCTTATGGGCCGCGAGCGCGGTCTGACAGATCACCTCGATTCGATGGATGAGTCCGCTCTGTTGGAAATAGGCAATATTTTGGCCGGCGCTTATCTTAACGCGCTGTCCTTTTTTACCAAGTTTACCCTGCTGCCTTCAATCCCCGCTCTGGCGATCGATATGGCGGGAGCAATTCTGAGTGTTATTTTGAGCCAGCTTGGTCAGATGGGCGATCATGCTCTCGTTATCGAGACCGAGTTTTCCACCGAGGGTGACGGCGGCGTTAAGGGCCATTTCTTTCTCATCCCCGATCCCGGTTCGCTGGGAACGATTCTCGCGGCAATAGGGGTGAAGGAATAA
- a CDS encoding chemotaxis protein CheD: MAELIKVGMADYKVGRDPASLISYGLGSCVGIAVFDPVTKVGGLAHIMLPDSNQARSTDNPAKFADTCLPLMLDDLLKMGAVKSRLLAKIAGGAQMFTFANATDIMRVGERNSEAVRMMLKKLDLRLIAEDCGGNYGRTVELKLDNGVFRVKTIDKGEKEL; the protein is encoded by the coding sequence ATGGCTGAATTGATTAAGGTTGGCATGGCCGATTACAAGGTCGGCCGTGACCCCGCCAGTCTTATTAGCTACGGCCTTGGTTCCTGCGTAGGTATTGCGGTTTTCGATCCGGTGACCAAAGTCGGCGGTTTGGCGCATATTATGCTGCCTGACAGCAACCAGGCCCGGTCGACGGACAATCCGGCCAAATTTGCCGATACGTGCCTGCCGCTGATGCTCGATGACCTGCTGAAGATGGGGGCGGTGAAGAGCCGCTTGCTGGCGAAGATCGCCGGGGGCGCGCAGATGTTTACGTTTGCGAACGCCACCGATATTATGCGCGTCGGGGAACGTAACAGCGAAGCGGTGCGGATGATGCTGAAAAAGCTTGATCTCAGGCTGATCGCCGAGGATTGCGGCGGCAACTACGGACGTACGGTTGAGCTGAAGCTGGACAACGGCGTTTTCCGTGTCAAGACGATTGATAAGGGTGAAAAAGAACTGTAA
- a CDS encoding FliA/WhiG family RNA polymerase sigma factor, giving the protein MPDAGLALQNLWSEYRESRRADIREKLIENYLPLVKLVAGRIAVGLPQHVDKDDLISNGFFGLLEAIERYDLSRGVKFETYAVARIRGAMLDSLRAQDWIPATVRQKARQYEQTLSELEHRLGRSATDEEIAGAMGVSVPQFHTLINTLNGCTLVPLEDYVKTESPASHAPNPSQFLEDEEVKATLAKAIERLSEKERLVVTLYYYEGLTLKEISMILKLTEARISQLHTKAIFRLRGALSRFKSSLL; this is encoded by the coding sequence ATGCCAGACGCCGGGCTCGCTTTGCAGAATTTGTGGTCGGAATACCGGGAAAGCCGGCGGGCCGACATCCGCGAAAAACTGATCGAGAATTATCTTCCGCTGGTGAAGTTGGTTGCCGGGCGGATAGCTGTAGGTCTTCCTCAGCATGTCGATAAGGATGATCTGATCAGCAACGGTTTTTTCGGGTTGCTTGAGGCGATCGAGCGTTATGATTTGTCCCGCGGGGTGAAGTTTGAGACTTATGCGGTGGCCCGCATCCGCGGCGCTATGCTCGATTCGCTTCGTGCCCAGGATTGGATCCCGGCTACCGTCAGGCAGAAGGCCCGTCAGTATGAGCAGACTCTGTCCGAACTGGAGCACCGGCTTGGCCGGTCGGCCACCGATGAGGAGATCGCCGGCGCTATGGGGGTTTCGGTGCCTCAGTTCCACACGCTTATCAATACCCTGAACGGCTGCACGCTGGTTCCGCTGGAGGATTATGTAAAAACGGAGTCACCGGCCAGCCATGCCCCTAATCCGTCCCAGTTTCTTGAGGACGAGGAAGTCAAGGCGACTTTGGCGAAGGCTATCGAGCGCCTGTCGGAAAAGGAGCGTCTGGTTGTTACTTTGTATTATTACGAGGGACTGACGCTGAAGGAGATCAGTATGATTCTGAAGTTGACAGAGGCCCGGATTTCCCAGCTTCATACGAAGGCGATCTTCCGCCTGCGCGGCGCGCTGTCCCGTTTTAAGTCCAGCTTGCTGTAG
- a CDS encoding FapA family protein, which produces MNDEEKNAANQSGASADVDGSFKVDYNEDGIYLTVNPAQGAGAPVREPLVMAELKSRDIQGANFSAIIRIVKEASGTPVKIAEMTAAVQEPEIQVLVDRDRMSASLQIIQPKGSRPLSFEEVLEKIHAAGVVQGIDMEAVKRAFDRPGTPVTCARGDAPVNGSDAAIRFAHDTNAKGRPVELEDGRVDFKDLNLFTVVSEGDLLAEKIPPTAGNPGVDVIGQPIFPKPGKDIPMPLGKNVYADGGLIKAAIAGQLQFVNNKLHVSPVIEIKGDVDLSTGNVEFVGNVVVRGSVQSGFTVKADGNVEIYGSVSGGTVEGCNIVIRMGIQGMQRGYVRAKENVTTKFIENANVSAEGDVMVNDVILHSNVSAGKRVIVEGRRGFIAGGHVIAAEEIRAKTVGTHLAVATDLEVGVNPVIRAEYTELRKELRKNEVTLDQAQKALNVLRSVNQSDLSPEKREMMLKLTKAQFHMAGQVETMRKRITEIELLFEEMRYGRIRVSDVVYPGVKIVIGTLVKPVREMLKYASFYAEDGEIRIGSFR; this is translated from the coding sequence ATGAACGACGAGGAAAAGAACGCCGCCAATCAATCCGGCGCTTCCGCAGATGTCGATGGCTCTTTTAAGGTAGACTATAATGAAGACGGCATTTATCTTACGGTGAATCCTGCCCAAGGCGCGGGTGCTCCGGTAAGGGAGCCGCTGGTTATGGCTGAGCTGAAAAGTCGCGATATTCAGGGTGCGAATTTTTCCGCGATTATCCGTATTGTCAAGGAGGCTAGCGGCACGCCGGTGAAGATCGCCGAGATGACGGCCGCTGTCCAGGAGCCGGAGATTCAGGTGCTGGTCGACCGCGACCGGATGTCGGCGTCGCTGCAGATTATCCAGCCGAAAGGCAGTCGTCCGCTGTCTTTCGAAGAGGTGTTGGAGAAAATCCACGCCGCCGGTGTCGTCCAGGGTATCGATATGGAGGCTGTGAAGCGGGCTTTCGACCGGCCGGGAACGCCGGTGACGTGCGCCCGCGGCGATGCGCCGGTTAACGGCAGCGACGCGGCTATCCGCTTCGCTCACGATACGAATGCCAAGGGCCGCCCGGTCGAGCTTGAGGATGGCCGGGTCGATTTCAAGGATCTTAATCTTTTCACCGTGGTGTCCGAGGGTGACCTGCTGGCGGAAAAGATTCCGCCTACGGCGGGGAATCCGGGCGTGGATGTTATCGGCCAGCCGATTTTCCCCAAACCGGGCAAGGATATCCCCATGCCGCTCGGCAAGAATGTGTATGCGGACGGCGGTCTGATCAAGGCTGCGATCGCCGGGCAGTTGCAGTTCGTGAATAATAAGTTGCACGTGTCGCCGGTGATCGAGATCAAGGGCGATGTGGATCTTTCCACCGGTAACGTCGAGTTTGTCGGCAATGTGGTGGTGCGCGGCTCGGTGCAGTCGGGTTTTACGGTCAAGGCCGACGGCAATGTGGAAATTTACGGGTCGGTGAGCGGCGGCACGGTGGAAGGTTGTAATATCGTCATCAGGATGGGCATCCAGGGGATGCAGCGCGGTTATGTCCGCGCCAAGGAGAATGTGACGACCAAGTTCATCGAGAATGCCAACGTTTCCGCCGAGGGCGACGTGATGGTGAATGATGTGATTCTTCACAGCAACGTTAGCGCCGGTAAGCGGGTGATAGTGGAGGGCCGCCGCGGCTTCATCGCCGGAGGCCACGTTATCGCGGCCGAGGAGATCCGCGCGAAGACGGTGGGGACGCATCTGGCGGTGGCCACCGATCTCGAGGTGGGGGTCAATCCCGTGATCCGCGCCGAGTATACCGAGCTGCGCAAGGAGCTGAGGAAGAACGAGGTTACTCTCGATCAGGCGCAGAAAGCTCTCAATGTGCTCCGGTCCGTCAATCAGTCCGATCTGTCGCCGGAGAAGCGCGAGATGATGCTGAAGCTGACGAAAGCGCAGTTTCATATGGCCGGCCAGGTGGAAACGATGCGTAAACGGATTACGGAGATCGAGTTGTTGTTTGAGGAGATGCGTTACGGCCGCATCAGGGTTTCGGATGTCGTTTATCCGGGTGTGAAGATTGTTATCGGCACGCTTGTAAAGCCGGTGCGCGAGATGCTGAAGTACGCTTCTTTTTATGCAGAGGACGGGGAGATCAGAATCGGGTCGTTCCGTTAA
- the rpsB gene encoding 30S ribosomal protein S2 yields the protein MSVISMKQLLEAGVHFGHQTRRWNPKMAPYIFTERNGIYIIDLQKTVKKVEEAYNFVRELAGENKTLLFVGTKKQAQEAVREEAQRCEMFYVNERWLGGMLTNFQTIQRRINRLRELETMEEKGMFEVLPKKEVIALRHEQERLQKFLGGIKNMRKLPGALFIIDPRKERIAVAEARKLGIPIVAIVDTNCDPDEIDHIIPGNDDAIRAVKLLTGKMADAILEGKQGEQMEAAESESE from the coding sequence ATGTCGGTTATTTCCATGAAGCAGCTTCTGGAGGCTGGGGTCCATTTCGGCCACCAGACCAGAAGGTGGAACCCCAAGATGGCTCCGTACATTTTTACGGAGCGCAACGGTATCTACATCATCGATTTGCAGAAGACGGTCAAGAAGGTTGAGGAGGCGTACAATTTCGTGCGCGAGCTGGCGGGCGAGAACAAGACGCTGCTGTTCGTCGGCACGAAGAAGCAGGCCCAGGAGGCTGTCCGCGAAGAGGCTCAGCGTTGCGAGATGTTCTATGTCAACGAACGCTGGCTGGGCGGCATGCTGACCAACTTCCAGACCATCCAGCGCCGGATCAACCGTCTGCGCGAGCTCGAGACGATGGAAGAGAAGGGCATGTTCGAGGTCCTGCCGAAGAAGGAGGTCATCGCCCTCCGTCACGAGCAGGAGCGTTTGCAAAAGTTCCTCGGCGGCATTAAGAATATGCGCAAGCTGCCCGGGGCGTTGTTCATCATCGATCCGCGCAAGGAGCGGATCGCGGTGGCCGAGGCCCGCAAGCTGGGTATCCCGATCGTGGCGATCGTCGATACCAACTGCGATCCCGACGAGATCGATCACATCATCCCCGGCAACGATGACGCCATCCGCGCCGTTAAGTTGCTTACCGGCAAGATGGCTGACGCCATTCTCGAAGGCAAGCAGGGTGAGCAAATGGAAGCAGCAGAAAGCGAGAGCGAGTAA
- the tsf gene encoding translation elongation factor Ts encodes MGMITAEMVKDLRERTGAGMMDCKKALTETGGDMDKAIDFLREKGLAAAAKRAGRVAAEGVVEAYIHGGGRIGVMLELNCETDFVAKTEDFRTLAKDLAMQVAASNPAYVRREEVPAEIIDHEREVLKAQAMNEGKPANIAEKMVEGRIEKYYKENCLMEQPFIKDPDTTVTQLITAKIAKIGENISVRRFVRYQLGEGIEKKSADFAAEVMATVKNC; translated from the coding sequence ATGGGTATGATAACTGCGGAAATGGTAAAAGATTTGCGCGAGCGCACCGGCGCCGGCATGATGGACTGCAAGAAGGCGCTGACCGAGACGGGCGGCGACATGGACAAAGCGATCGATTTTCTGCGCGAGAAGGGCCTGGCCGCCGCCGCGAAGCGCGCCGGCAGGGTGGCCGCGGAAGGTGTGGTCGAGGCTTACATACACGGCGGCGGCCGCATCGGCGTTATGCTTGAGCTGAACTGCGAGACCGACTTCGTGGCTAAAACGGAAGATTTCCGTACTTTGGCCAAGGATCTGGCGATGCAGGTGGCGGCGTCCAATCCTGCTTATGTCCGCCGCGAGGAGGTGCCGGCGGAGATTATCGACCATGAGCGCGAAGTGCTGAAAGCCCAGGCTATGAACGAGGGCAAGCCGGCCAATATCGCCGAGAAGATGGTGGAAGGCCGTATTGAGAAGTACTATAAGGAAAATTGCCTGATGGAGCAGCCGTTCATCAAGGATCCGGATACGACCGTGACCCAGCTTATTACCGCGAAGATCGCCAAGATCGGCGAAAATATTTCTGTGCGGCGTTTCGTCCGCTACCAGTTGGGCGAAGGCATCGAGAAGAAGAGCGCGGATTTCGCCGCCGAGGTTATGGCGACGGTTAAAAATTGCTAG
- the pyrH gene encoding UMP kinase translates to MQAGKYKRIVLKLSGEALAGNKGYGIDPETVERIAREIREIKRTTELEVAIVVGGGNIWRGLAGSSKGMDRATADYMGMLATVMNALALQDALEHSGVDSRVQSAIEMRQVAEPYIRRRAIRHLEKGRVVVFASGTGNPYFSTDTTAALRAAEIEADVILMAKRNTDGVYDCDPRQNPDAKKFTELEYIEVLQRGLGVMDSTATSLCMDNRIPIVVFSIDEPGNILKAACGENIGTIVGGMKNDG, encoded by the coding sequence ATGCAGGCCGGTAAGTACAAGCGTATTGTCCTGAAACTGAGCGGCGAAGCTCTCGCCGGGAATAAAGGCTACGGCATCGATCCTGAGACGGTGGAGCGGATTGCCCGCGAGATCAGGGAGATCAAGCGCACTACCGAGCTCGAGGTTGCGATCGTCGTCGGCGGCGGCAATATCTGGCGCGGCCTGGCCGGCAGTTCGAAGGGGATGGACAGGGCGACCGCCGATTATATGGGTATGCTGGCTACGGTGATGAACGCGCTGGCCCTGCAGGACGCTCTTGAGCACTCTGGCGTCGATTCGCGGGTGCAGTCGGCGATCGAGATGCGTCAGGTGGCTGAGCCTTATATCCGCCGCCGTGCCATCCGCCACCTTGAGAAGGGCCGGGTGGTGGTTTTCGCGTCCGGCACCGGCAACCCTTATTTTTCCACCGATACGACCGCCGCGCTGCGGGCGGCGGAAATCGAGGCCGACGTTATTCTGATGGCCAAGCGCAACACCGACGGCGTGTACGATTGCGACCCGCGCCAGAATCCCGACGCCAAGAAGTTCACCGAGCTCGAATATATCGAGGTGCTGCAACGCGGTCTGGGGGTAATGGACTCGACGGCGACCAGCCTTTGTATGGATAACAGGATTCCAATCGTTGTTTTCAGCATCGATGAACCCGGCAATATTCTGAAAGCCGCTTGCGGCGAAAATATCGGCACTATTGTTGGAGGGATGAAAAATGACGGTTAA
- the frr gene encoding ribosome recycling factor translates to MTVKDIYASHEDKMKKALEVMRKEYGSLRAGRATPALLDKIAVDYYGTPTPLSQVANISAPEPRLLTIQPWEKTMLGTIEKAILKSDLGLTPNNDGSVIRLSIPQLTQQRRTELVKVVHKKAEECRVAIRNLRRDGNESIKKLEKDRSISEDEVKKGQEDIQKLTDKYIKEVDHVMAIKEKEIMEV, encoded by the coding sequence ATGACGGTTAAGGACATTTATGCCAGTCACGAGGACAAAATGAAGAAGGCCTTGGAGGTTATGCGCAAGGAGTACGGCAGCCTGCGCGCCGGCCGCGCCACTCCGGCGCTCCTCGACAAGATCGCGGTCGATTATTACGGTACGCCGACCCCGCTCAGCCAGGTGGCCAACATTTCGGCTCCCGAGCCTCGGCTGCTGACCATTCAGCCTTGGGAGAAGACGATGCTGGGTACGATTGAGAAGGCGATCCTCAAATCCGATCTCGGGCTGACGCCCAACAACGACGGTTCGGTGATCCGCCTGAGTATCCCGCAATTGACCCAGCAGCGGCGCACCGAGCTGGTCAAGGTCGTGCACAAGAAGGCCGAGGAATGCCGGGTGGCGATTCGCAACCTGCGCCGCGACGGCAACGAGTCGATCAAGAAGCTGGAAAAGGACCGCTCTATTTCCGAGGATGAGGTCAAGAAGGGGCAGGAAGACATCCAGAAGTTGACTGATAAGTATATAAAAGAAGTGGATCATGTTATGGCTATCAAAGAAAAGGAAATAATGGAAGTGTAG
- a CDS encoding isoprenyl transferase: MWKKWFGRSDQRSESSYGDLDPARVPRHVAIIMDGNGRWAQKRGLPRTFGHRAGAEALRAIVRTAAELGIGVLTTYAFSTENWKRPAEEVDLLMNLFSDYLDNEIEELNSNGIRVRFSGKTEELAAGLKAKIDRAEGVTAANERLVLNIAVNYGGRAEITHAVRLIAAAVAAGSLKAEDVSEEVISRHLYTAGLPDLDLLIRPAGDLRISNFLLWQAAYAEFWFTDINWPDFRPEHLIAAVADFQRRDRRFGGLTK; this comes from the coding sequence GTGTGGAAAAAATGGTTCGGACGTTCTGACCAGCGGAGTGAAAGCTCTTACGGCGATCTTGACCCGGCGCGCGTGCCGCGTCATGTTGCCATTATTATGGACGGCAACGGGCGCTGGGCGCAAAAGCGCGGCTTGCCGCGCACCTTCGGCCACCGGGCCGGCGCGGAGGCATTGCGGGCTATTGTTCGTACGGCTGCCGAGCTCGGCATCGGCGTGCTCACAACGTACGCTTTCTCCACCGAGAACTGGAAGCGACCGGCGGAGGAAGTCGATTTGCTGATGAATCTCTTTTCCGATTATCTCGACAATGAGATTGAAGAGCTTAACTCGAACGGCATCAGGGTCCGCTTCAGCGGCAAAACGGAAGAGCTGGCCGCCGGGCTCAAGGCCAAGATCGACCGGGCGGAAGGCGTGACCGCGGCGAATGAGAGGCTGGTGCTGAATATAGCGGTGAACTATGGCGGACGCGCGGAGATTACCCACGCGGTCCGGCTGATCGCCGCCGCGGTGGCCGCCGGCAGCCTTAAGGCCGAGGATGTCAGCGAGGAGGTCATCAGCCGCCATCTTTACACTGCCGGCCTGCCAGACCTCGATCTGCTCATCCGTCCGGCCGGCGACCTGCGGATCAGTAATTTCCTCCTCTGGCAGGCGGCCTATGCCGAGTTTTGGTTTACCGATATCAATTGGCCCGATTTCCGGCCCGAGCACCTTATCGCCGCGGTTGCCGATTTTCAGCGGCGCGACCGGCGGTTCGGCGGGCTGACCAAGTAG
- a CDS encoding phosphatidate cytidylyltransferase — protein MFIHRVVTAVVGIIIAIFVVNYGQWVFAAAALLLTLLAWHEFSAMACCRQVETAYWLGVAGIVLIWGTAWLGNARETMAVVLLIAFIALAKMVFAPERFSFQDAAATIAGVVYVGLAFAHLVLLRFTDYSVLMATKFGPLSAGAVYLWLAFVGTWSSDTFAYLVGSRFGRRKLAPKVSPGKTWEGTIGGVVGSVIGVTAMGAACALPLGHSAAIGLLVGVVAPVGDLVESSIKRFCAVKDSGRLLPGHGGVLDRFDSVMFAAPAVYYYLQIFIVR, from the coding sequence ATGTTCATCCACAGGGTTGTGACAGCCGTAGTCGGCATAATCATCGCCATTTTCGTAGTAAACTACGGGCAGTGGGTATTCGCCGCCGCCGCCCTTCTTCTCACGCTGCTTGCCTGGCACGAGTTCTCGGCGATGGCGTGCTGTCGCCAGGTCGAGACAGCCTATTGGCTGGGGGTGGCAGGCATAGTCCTCATCTGGGGAACGGCCTGGCTGGGCAATGCCCGCGAAACGATGGCGGTGGTGCTGCTGATCGCTTTTATTGCGCTGGCGAAAATGGTGTTCGCTCCGGAGCGCTTTTCCTTCCAGGACGCGGCCGCCACTATCGCCGGCGTGGTGTACGTCGGCCTGGCGTTCGCCCATCTGGTGCTGCTGCGGTTCACCGACTATTCGGTGCTGATGGCCACCAAGTTCGGTCCTCTATCGGCTGGCGCGGTTTATCTTTGGCTGGCGTTCGTCGGCACCTGGTCGTCCGATACCTTCGCCTATTTGGTGGGCTCAAGGTTTGGCCGCCGCAAGCTGGCGCCGAAGGTAAGTCCCGGCAAGACGTGGGAGGGGACCATCGGCGGCGTGGTAGGCAGCGTGATCGGTGTGACCGCCATGGGCGCCGCGTGTGCGCTGCCGCTCGGCCACAGCGCCGCTATCGGTCTGCTGGTCGGTGTCGTGGCTCCGGTGGGCGATCTTGTCGAGTCGTCGATAAAAAGGTTCTGCGCCGTCAAGGATTCCGGGCGCCTGCTGCCCGGCCACGGCGGGGTGCTGGACCGCTTCGACAGCGTCATGTTCGCCGCCCCGGCCGTTTATTATTATCTGCAGATTTTCATCGTGCGCTGA